In one window of Thermodesulfobacteriota bacterium DNA:
- a CDS encoding radical SAM protein has protein sequence MKTERLFETPLTEEQQANSILNQREFREGSTVLKSFPRRIVFELTNRCNFQCIMCGREAVNFRVNDLPVDVVTAFEAFYSKTEEVTLHGWGEGTLHPKLPRILEYLNGFKRLRKYFVTNGSTIPRIKDLVFEHHVDLIAVSLDGSTAATNDSIRKGGNFLREVDSVSALMEEKNRRGALYPYVNFVFTAMRRNISELPGMVALAKRTGVPEVKVVYLTVFDESLAGESLLDMQETVRESFALASELAAAEGIKLKLPEIQGEGDAGSMPHKPCAFAWRDFYIGSDCFVRPCQSSSEKLLGIKDYASPLEAWNSAGMIRMRASVNSEERMPPSCMNCYHSSCANWNLKSSFVQYDKAFAPEWLPVDTGEAVSEGLQPVIADAKKT, from the coding sequence ATGAAAACTGAAAGGCTTTTCGAGACGCCGCTTACCGAAGAGCAGCAGGCTAACAGCATTCTGAACCAGAGGGAGTTCAGGGAAGGCTCTACGGTCCTCAAGTCCTTCCCCAGGCGCATTGTATTCGAGCTCACGAACAGGTGCAACTTCCAGTGCATCATGTGCGGCCGGGAGGCCGTTAACTTCAGGGTGAACGACCTCCCGGTGGACGTCGTGACGGCGTTCGAGGCGTTCTATTCGAAGACCGAGGAGGTCACGCTCCACGGCTGGGGCGAGGGAACGCTCCACCCGAAGCTCCCCCGGATACTCGAATACCTTAACGGCTTCAAGAGGCTCCGGAAATACTTCGTCACGAACGGCAGCACCATCCCGAGGATAAAGGACCTCGTCTTCGAGCACCACGTGGACCTCATTGCGGTCTCGCTCGACGGCTCCACGGCCGCCACCAACGACTCGATAAGGAAAGGCGGCAACTTCCTCCGGGAGGTCGATTCGGTTTCGGCGCTCATGGAAGAGAAGAATAGGCGCGGAGCGCTCTATCCGTACGTCAACTTCGTCTTCACCGCCATGAGAAGGAACATAAGCGAGCTGCCGGGCATGGTAGCTCTCGCAAAGAGGACCGGAGTCCCGGAGGTGAAGGTTGTATACCTTACCGTCTTCGACGAAAGCCTCGCAGGCGAATCCCTTCTCGACATGCAGGAGACGGTAAGGGAAAGCTTCGCGTTAGCCTCTGAGCTCGCTGCCGCAGAGGGCATAAAGCTCAAGCTCCCCGAAATACAGGGCGAGGGCGATGCGGGCAGCATGCCACACAAGCCGTGCGCCTTCGCCTGGAGGGACTTCTACATCGGGAGCGACTGCTTTGTCCGTCCATGCCAGTCCTCCTCTGAAAAGCTGCTGGGCATCAAGGATTACGCCTCTCCGCTCGAAGCCTGGAACTCAGCCGGGATGATCAGGATGCGCGCCTCCGTGAATTCGGAGGAACGGATGCCGCCGAGCTGCATGAACTGCTACCACAGCTCCTGCGCGAACTGGAACCTCAAGTCGAGCTTCGTGCAGTACGACAAGGCGTTCGCGCCCGAGTGGCTGCCGGTCGATACCGGCGAAGCGGTCTCCGAGGGCCTCCAGCCCGTTATCGCAGACGCAAAAAA
- a CDS encoding Coenzyme F420 hydrogenase/dehydrogenase, beta subunit C-terminal domain, giving the protein MEFKNVEEIAAWRLCLGCGACAYACRQGNVRLVDITRDGIRPAVGSGCDGCGDCVKVCPGLETSHNEWPEDALRELTRGWGPVLDVWEGHASDPEIRFAGSSGGAATALALYCIERLGMHGALHSGGAVDEPWRNRTVFSLAREELIKRSGSRYSPASPCDGLASIEAAPSPSVFIGKPCDVAALRKAGEMRPALKSKTGLALSIFCAGTPSTLGTLELLKRLDVSAEELKNLRYRGMGWPGMWNAALKNGKEVKLSYMEAWGFLQKYRPLRCYLCPDGTGEFADVSCGDPWYREAVESEPGLSMVVARTGLGRKIIGSAMDAGYLKLRRIDPALLARSQANLLAKRSAIWGRLAAMRLFGIPVPRLSGFSLFRNWLGLSIGEKARSFAGTARRVVKRGYYARARRVSYIEGKRGNINHLNEGTHEN; this is encoded by the coding sequence ATGGAATTCAAAAATGTCGAAGAGATAGCCGCGTGGCGCCTGTGCCTCGGGTGCGGCGCGTGCGCATACGCGTGCAGGCAGGGGAACGTCCGGCTCGTAGATATAACCCGGGACGGGATTCGGCCGGCGGTCGGGAGCGGGTGCGACGGATGCGGCGACTGCGTAAAGGTATGCCCGGGCCTGGAAACGTCCCACAATGAATGGCCTGAAGACGCGCTCAGGGAACTCACCCGGGGCTGGGGGCCGGTTCTGGATGTCTGGGAGGGGCATGCTTCCGACCCCGAAATAAGGTTTGCCGGGTCGTCTGGCGGGGCCGCTACAGCCCTCGCGCTATACTGCATTGAAAGGCTCGGGATGCACGGCGCTCTTCACAGCGGAGGAGCCGTGGACGAGCCCTGGAGGAACAGAACGGTTTTTAGCCTGGCGAGAGAGGAGCTCATAAAACGCTCGGGTTCGAGGTATTCTCCGGCTTCGCCCTGCGATGGTCTTGCATCGATCGAAGCGGCCCCCTCGCCTTCCGTCTTTATCGGCAAGCCCTGCGACGTGGCCGCTTTGAGGAAGGCCGGCGAAATGAGGCCGGCACTTAAGTCGAAAACAGGACTAGCGCTCTCGATATTCTGCGCGGGCACGCCGTCCACGCTCGGCACTCTCGAGCTGCTTAAGAGGCTGGACGTGTCCGCGGAAGAGCTCAAGAACCTCAGGTACAGGGGCATGGGATGGCCCGGCATGTGGAATGCGGCGCTTAAAAACGGAAAAGAGGTGAAGCTTTCCTACATGGAGGCCTGGGGCTTTCTCCAGAAGTACAGGCCGCTAAGGTGTTATCTCTGCCCGGACGGCACAGGCGAGTTCGCGGACGTATCCTGCGGGGACCCCTGGTACAGGGAGGCCGTGGAATCGGAGCCGGGGCTTTCTATGGTGGTTGCGAGGACAGGGCTCGGAAGAAAGATAATAGGCTCGGCCATGGACGCGGGCTATCTGAAGCTCAGGAGAATAGACCCGGCGCTTCTCGCCAGGTCTCAGGCAAACCTCCTCGCCAAGAGGAGCGCAATATGGGGCAGGCTCGCGGCCATGCGGTTATTCGGCATACCGGTCCCGAGGCTATCGGGTTTCAGCCTCTTCCGGAACTGGCTCGGCCTGTCGATCGGCGAGAAGGCCCGTTCATTCGCCGGAACGGCAAGGAGGGTCGTCAAGCGGGGCTATTACGCCAGGGCAAGGCGCGTTTCATACATAGAGGGGAAGCGGGGAAATATCAACCACCTGAACGAGGGCACCCATGAAAACTGA
- a CDS encoding glycosyltransferase has product MKIRVLMITHNRPDYTKLSLSRLTETLPSHAKAVVWDNASSEENLRVLRGFEEHPAIEKIIYNKTNDRLRGPTNWFWRNHADADLLGKIDDDCLMPARWVEKLEKAHRDIPDAGIIGCWRFLPEDFNVSKATRKIHSFGPHMILRNCWIEGSGYLMKRKLVEEIGTLRPKETFTTWCLRAAARGYVIGWYYPFLYQEHMDDPRAEHSGIKTDEDLRRLLPLSARQYGVRTREEWVKRLKGTAQRLQEYSLDPYDFIGLRSKLKRKLYRMLGLAYFPRE; this is encoded by the coding sequence ATGAAAATCAGGGTCCTGATGATAACCCACAACAGGCCGGATTATACGAAGCTTTCGCTCTCCCGGCTCACCGAGACACTTCCCTCCCATGCAAAGGCAGTGGTCTGGGACAACGCCTCGTCGGAGGAGAACCTGAGGGTGCTCCGGGGCTTCGAAGAGCATCCGGCCATAGAGAAGATCATATACAACAAGACCAACGACAGGCTGAGGGGCCCGACTAACTGGTTCTGGAGGAACCATGCCGACGCGGACCTCCTGGGGAAAATTGACGACGACTGCCTTATGCCCGCGAGGTGGGTCGAAAAGCTTGAGAAGGCGCACAGGGACATACCCGATGCAGGCATCATCGGCTGCTGGAGGTTCCTGCCGGAGGACTTCAACGTCTCCAAGGCCACGAGGAAAATACATTCTTTCGGGCCCCACATGATACTCAGGAACTGCTGGATAGAGGGCTCCGGGTATCTCATGAAAAGGAAGCTGGTAGAGGAGATAGGGACCTTGAGGCCGAAGGAGACGTTCACGACCTGGTGCTTGAGGGCCGCGGCAAGGGGCTATGTCATCGGCTGGTACTATCCGTTCCTCTACCAGGAGCACATGGACGACCCCAGGGCCGAGCACTCCGGCATAAAGACCGACGAGGACTTGAGAAGGCTCCTCCCCCTCTCGGCCCGGCAGTACGGCGTGAGGACGCGCGAGGAATGGGTCAAAAGGCTCAAGGGCACTGCCCAGAGGCTGCAGGAATACTCGCTCGACCCCTACGACTTCATCGGGCTCAGGTCGAAGCTCAAAAGGAAGCTCTACAGGATGCTCGGGCTCGCCTATTTCCCCAGGGAATGA
- a CDS encoding MOP flippase family protein: MKRTEIKQKIISGSFWTVFSNVCSQVVTFSVTIVLARLLTPGDFGVVAISSVFIGIVILFQDLGMGAAIIQRQNIDDDYLSTSFYVSIMAGVALAALLAAASPFIAAFYSEPVLRDILLVSSLGFVLSPFTSIHTSILSKRLEFKKLSFVNLGNHALSGVISVVLALSGYGVWSMVLGKILSQPLLIPIVWSIVKWRPKPRLVKKCFTDLFGFSSNLLGFNILNFFARNLDNLIIGKYLGAQALGYYSVAYNLMLKPLQLISWSMGKVLFPVFSSIQGDRERTRSVYLKVVRSISLITFPMMTGLFMVSEEFILSVYGAAWEPAILPLKLLCVVGAVQSIGTTGGIIFNSQGRPDLTLKLGVFSSALIVVAFLVGIRWGLLGLIIAYISASIPVFLLGQYVANSLIGVNMLSFIKALAPSTACSGVMVAFLLGFRYMNGRSLHLEMEYALIVLVLIGITTYLLFAAKVFRVPEVNEALRMVRRKA, from the coding sequence ATGAAACGAACCGAGATCAAGCAGAAGATCATAAGCGGGAGCTTCTGGACCGTATTCTCGAACGTCTGCTCCCAGGTCGTAACGTTCTCGGTCACGATAGTCCTCGCGAGGCTGCTTACGCCCGGCGATTTCGGCGTGGTCGCCATATCTTCGGTCTTCATCGGCATCGTCATCCTCTTCCAGGACCTCGGCATGGGCGCCGCGATAATACAGCGGCAGAACATAGATGACGACTACCTCTCCACATCATTCTACGTGAGCATAATGGCGGGAGTCGCGCTCGCCGCCCTCCTTGCCGCAGCGTCGCCCTTCATAGCAGCGTTCTACAGTGAACCGGTCCTCCGTGACATACTCCTGGTATCATCGCTCGGCTTCGTCCTCAGCCCTTTTACGTCCATACACACCTCCATCCTCTCTAAGAGGCTGGAGTTTAAAAAGCTCTCTTTCGTAAACCTCGGGAACCACGCGCTTTCAGGCGTTATCTCCGTTGTGCTGGCCCTTTCAGGCTACGGGGTCTGGAGCATGGTGCTCGGCAAGATCCTTTCGCAGCCGCTCCTCATACCAATTGTCTGGTCCATAGTCAAATGGAGGCCGAAGCCGAGGCTCGTCAAAAAGTGCTTCACCGACCTCTTCGGGTTCAGTTCCAACCTCCTGGGATTCAATATCCTGAACTTCTTCGCAAGGAACCTCGACAACCTCATAATAGGCAAATACCTGGGCGCGCAGGCCCTCGGATACTATTCTGTGGCGTACAACCTGATGCTCAAACCCCTTCAGCTGATATCCTGGTCCATGGGAAAGGTGCTCTTCCCCGTCTTCTCGAGCATACAGGGCGACAGGGAGCGGACAAGGAGCGTTTACCTCAAGGTAGTGCGCTCCATATCGCTCATAACCTTCCCGATGATGACCGGTCTCTTCATGGTCTCCGAGGAGTTCATCCTCTCGGTCTACGGCGCGGCGTGGGAGCCGGCCATACTTCCTCTTAAGCTTCTCTGCGTCGTGGGTGCCGTGCAGTCCATCGGCACGACCGGCGGCATAATCTTCAATTCGCAGGGCAGGCCCGACCTTACCCTGAAACTCGGCGTCTTTTCATCGGCTCTTATAGTCGTTGCCTTCCTGGTCGGCATAAGATGGGGGCTCCTCGGGCTTATAATCGCGTACATATCTGCCTCGATCCCCGTTTTCCTTCTGGGCCAGTACGTAGCAAACAGCCTCATCGGCGTGAACATGCTCTCGTTCATAAAGGCGCTCGCGCCTTCGACCGCGTGCTCCGGCGTCATGGTCGCGTTTCTCCTCGGCTTCCGGTACATGAACGGGCGCTCTCTCCACCTCGAGATGGAATACGCGCTCATAGTCCTCGTGCTCATCGGGATAACCACTTATCTGCTCTTTGCGGCAAAGGTCTTCAGGGTGCCTGAGGTGAACGAGGCGCTGCGCATGGTGAGGAGAAAGGCCTGA
- a CDS encoding glycosyltransferase family 4 protein: MKRMRRRIAFVTNPLDSGFRSSISIIILELAKRLKNEFDITVYTSRGGARIDPPGLVVRRLSAGPDSFMRRFTGKLRPFYSLKKPFFSSFLYYPSYSVQLALDLRRTGPDIVHINNFSQFAPVVKALNPGMKLVLHTHNEWLAQLDKKTMEERLARTDLVVCCSDYITSRTRDAFPAHGGKVKTLHNGVDYARFSQVRPRDGDQRLICVGRISPEKGLHVIMEAFNIIAPRHPGLELHLIGQERITPREFLVDLSRDETVRSLAAFYPGSYQKRISGMLAPGLSERVFFMGHVSHSEMMAKYSEAHIFINASYYESFGMPVAEAMACGLPVIATRVGGVPEIVQDGVSGLLVQPGDPIGLGKAIELLVRDRGLRAAISAAGKERVKDLFNWDRIAGTMAGYYRELAGE; this comes from the coding sequence ATGAAGCGCATGAGACGGAGGATCGCCTTCGTAACGAACCCGCTCGACTCCGGGTTCAGGAGCTCCATAAGCATCATCATCCTGGAGCTTGCCAAGAGGCTTAAAAACGAGTTCGACATAACCGTCTACACGAGCAGGGGCGGGGCCAGAATCGACCCGCCCGGCCTCGTGGTAAGAAGGCTTTCAGCCGGGCCGGACAGCTTCATGCGGAGGTTCACGGGGAAGCTCCGCCCCTTCTACAGCCTCAAAAAGCCCTTTTTCAGCTCGTTCCTTTATTATCCTTCCTACTCGGTGCAGCTCGCCCTCGATCTCAGGAGAACAGGGCCGGACATAGTCCACATCAACAACTTCTCCCAGTTCGCGCCGGTCGTAAAGGCACTGAATCCAGGCATGAAGCTCGTGCTCCACACGCATAACGAGTGGCTGGCGCAGCTCGACAAGAAGACTATGGAGGAAAGGCTTGCCAGAACCGACCTCGTCGTCTGCTGCAGCGACTACATAACCTCAAGGACGCGCGATGCGTTCCCGGCGCACGGCGGAAAGGTGAAGACCCTCCATAACGGCGTCGACTACGCTCGCTTCAGCCAGGTCCGCCCCCGGGACGGCGACCAGAGGCTCATCTGCGTCGGCAGGATAAGCCCGGAAAAGGGGCTCCACGTGATCATGGAGGCCTTCAACATAATAGCCCCCAGGCACCCGGGGCTCGAGCTCCACCTCATCGGCCAGGAGCGTATTACGCCGAGGGAGTTCCTCGTGGACCTGAGCAGGGACGAGACGGTGAGGTCGCTTGCCGCCTTTTACCCTGGGAGCTACCAGAAGAGGATATCGGGCATGCTCGCACCTGGCCTTTCGGAGAGGGTCTTCTTTATGGGGCACGTAAGCCACTCGGAGATGATGGCGAAATACTCGGAGGCTCACATATTCATCAACGCCTCCTATTACGAGTCCTTCGGAATGCCGGTAGCCGAGGCAATGGCCTGCGGCCTCCCGGTCATCGCCACGCGGGTCGGCGGCGTGCCCGAGATTGTCCAGGACGGCGTATCCGGGCTCCTTGTCCAGCCGGGAGACCCGATAGGGCTCGGCAAGGCGATAGAGCTTCTTGTCAGGGACAGGGGCTTGAGGGCTGCCATCTCCGCCGCCGGGAAAGAGCGCGTAAAAGACCTCTTCAACTGGGACCGTATAGCCGGGACGATGGCCGGTTATTACAGGGAACTTGCGGGCGAGTAG
- a CDS encoding polysaccharide pyruvyl transferase family protein: MKVFLLGASFNTRNMGVGALTAGALKCILNWSPQAEIGMLDYARAGGLHNFSYKGREVLVRLVNIRFSKRFYLPNNIALLILLAALARIMPGSIRRKIIGGNATLSELHSADMAASIAGGDSLSDIYGLGRFMYVALPQLLVILMGKQLIQLPQTYGPYRSRLSRAVTRFLLDNSTMVFSRDYEGIAEVRRLLGILGMSEKVQFCHDVGFVLDPVKPEDLEIEGAAFDVAGEVSSIVGLNVSGLLYMGGYTGDNMFNLRLDYRLLVREVIDFLVTKKRAHVVLIPHVFGGSEHPESDAEACRKVYDELKAAYGPSLSLVTGDYGPGEIKSIIGQCGFFIGSRMHSCIAALSQGVPAVAIAYSDKFKGVMETVGAGSSVADPCSLDSEGVLGVIEKAYEERAAMSADLKAVMPGVRENVLSLFYSLAPEPRRETA; the protein is encoded by the coding sequence TTGAAGGTATTTCTCCTGGGAGCGTCCTTCAACACGAGGAACATGGGCGTCGGCGCGCTTACGGCCGGGGCCCTCAAATGCATACTCAACTGGAGCCCGCAGGCCGAAATAGGCATGCTCGACTACGCGAGGGCCGGAGGGTTACACAACTTCTCGTACAAGGGGCGCGAGGTGCTCGTAAGGCTCGTTAACATAAGGTTTTCGAAAAGATTCTACCTGCCGAACAACATCGCCCTGCTCATCCTCCTCGCGGCGCTTGCGCGCATAATGCCCGGGAGCATCCGGAGAAAGATCATCGGCGGAAACGCCACCCTGAGCGAGCTTCACTCTGCCGACATGGCCGCCTCTATAGCAGGCGGCGACAGCCTGAGCGACATCTACGGCCTTGGGCGCTTCATGTACGTCGCGCTCCCACAGCTCCTCGTCATTCTCATGGGAAAGCAGCTCATCCAGCTCCCGCAGACCTACGGCCCGTACAGGAGCAGGTTATCGAGGGCCGTGACAAGGTTCCTGCTCGACAACTCCACGATGGTATTTTCGAGGGACTACGAAGGCATCGCCGAGGTACGGCGCCTCCTCGGGATACTCGGGATGAGCGAAAAGGTCCAGTTCTGCCATGACGTCGGTTTCGTCCTCGACCCCGTGAAGCCGGAGGACCTGGAAATAGAAGGGGCCGCCTTTGACGTAGCCGGGGAAGTCTCTTCGATCGTAGGCTTGAACGTAAGCGGGCTTCTATACATGGGAGGATACACCGGTGACAACATGTTCAACCTGAGGCTCGACTACAGGCTCCTGGTAAGGGAGGTTATAGACTTCCTCGTTACGAAAAAACGCGCCCATGTAGTCCTCATACCGCACGTCTTCGGCGGAAGCGAGCACCCGGAGAGCGACGCCGAGGCGTGCCGCAAGGTATATGACGAGCTTAAGGCGGCCTACGGCCCGAGCCTCTCGCTTGTGACCGGCGACTACGGCCCCGGCGAGATAAAATCAATCATAGGGCAGTGCGGCTTCTTCATAGGCTCCAGGATGCACTCCTGCATAGCCGCTCTTTCGCAGGGCGTCCCGGCGGTCGCCATAGCATACAGCGACAAGTTCAAGGGGGTCATGGAGACGGTCGGCGCAGGCTCGTCGGTGGCCGACCCGTGCTCGCTCGATTCGGAAGGCGTTCTCGGCGTCATAGAAAAGGCCTACGAGGAGAGGGCCGCAATGTCCGCGGACCTCAAGGCGGTGATGCCCGGGGTCCGGGAAAACGTGCTCAGCCTGTTTTACTCCCTGGCGCCGGAGCCGAGGCGGGAAACCGCATGA
- the asnB gene encoding asparagine synthase (glutamine-hydrolyzing), whose amino-acid sequence MCGICGKLNFDGRPVERGNIEAMTDVMEHRGPDDRGIYMDGPLGLGHRRLSIIDLSPLGRQPMMNEDDAVSVVFNGEIYNYLDIRDDLKKAGHAFRSLTDTEVIVHAYEEYGADFATRLNGMFAIAVWDRRKRELVLVRDRLGIKPVYYYMDGGFIAFASEIKSLLEDPGVPREVDLQALSNFLTLHYVPGPKTMFRGIMKLQPGHMMTVSGGVARIKRYWELKKDPQLVNCMKKAGEAEIAGHVFSALKESVRKRMQSDVPVGALLSGGLDSSAILGLMTGLSGRPVHSFTVGYSESGDDSVSEFRYSRKVAAHFKSSYHETVVTAERFLDYLPRAIWHQDEPIGEPASIPLYFVSRLAKDNGVTVLLTGEGSDELFAGYNRHWGEVLSRYYMLMPDVLKDRLFGPVIRMLPRSPLLKKGHRSMSIRDFRERYMSWHTVFPDDLKRELLLNRDTKSAFNDVFERLMPAADGLEEMEKILLLDLSVWLPDDLLMKKDKMGMAASVEARVPFLDYTFVELAFQIPVSLKVRRLVTKYILKRSMERLLPSEIIYRKKEGFPTPISGWLRSGLKGFMLETLCSEGALGHGLLDKRVVKRLVDEHLSGREDHNRMLFPLINFEIWHRLFLGNKAPARFNYL is encoded by the coding sequence ATGTGCGGCATCTGCGGAAAACTCAATTTTGACGGAAGGCCCGTAGAAAGGGGCAACATCGAGGCCATGACCGACGTCATGGAGCACCGGGGCCCGGACGACAGGGGCATATACATGGACGGGCCGCTCGGCCTCGGGCACAGGAGGCTCAGCATCATCGACCTCTCCCCTCTCGGCCGCCAGCCCATGATGAACGAAGACGACGCCGTGTCGGTCGTCTTTAACGGCGAGATATACAATTACCTCGACATAAGGGACGACCTCAAGAAGGCGGGACACGCCTTCAGGTCGCTTACGGATACAGAGGTCATCGTGCACGCATACGAGGAATACGGGGCTGATTTCGCCACGCGCCTTAACGGCATGTTCGCCATAGCCGTGTGGGACCGGAGGAAACGCGAGCTCGTCCTCGTAAGGGACAGGCTCGGCATAAAGCCCGTCTACTATTACATGGACGGCGGCTTCATAGCCTTCGCGTCGGAAATAAAATCCCTTCTCGAAGACCCGGGAGTTCCGAGGGAGGTAGACCTCCAGGCGCTCTCGAATTTCCTGACTCTCCATTATGTGCCGGGGCCGAAGACCATGTTCAGGGGCATAATGAAGCTCCAGCCCGGGCACATGATGACAGTAAGCGGGGGTGTGGCGCGGATAAAAAGGTACTGGGAGCTCAAGAAAGACCCGCAGCTCGTAAACTGCATGAAGAAGGCCGGGGAAGCGGAGATCGCGGGCCATGTCTTCTCCGCGCTCAAGGAGTCGGTAAGGAAGCGCATGCAGAGCGACGTGCCGGTGGGCGCGCTCCTGAGCGGCGGGCTCGACTCGAGCGCCATACTCGGGCTCATGACCGGGCTCTCCGGCCGCCCGGTCCATTCGTTTACGGTCGGCTACAGCGAATCAGGCGACGACAGCGTCTCCGAGTTCAGGTATTCGCGGAAGGTCGCGGCGCACTTCAAAAGCAGCTATCACGAAACGGTGGTCACGGCCGAGAGGTTCCTCGACTATCTCCCCAGGGCCATTTGGCACCAGGACGAGCCGATAGGCGAGCCTGCCTCCATCCCGCTCTACTTCGTCTCAAGGCTCGCGAAGGACAACGGCGTGACAGTGCTGCTCACCGGAGAAGGCTCGGATGAGCTCTTCGCGGGCTACAACAGGCACTGGGGCGAAGTCCTGTCGAGATACTATATGCTTATGCCGGACGTCTTGAAGGACAGGTTATTCGGCCCGGTCATAAGGATGCTCCCCAGGTCCCCTCTCCTCAAAAAAGGGCACAGGTCCATGTCCATACGGGACTTCCGGGAGAGGTACATGTCATGGCACACCGTATTCCCTGACGACCTCAAGCGGGAGCTGCTCCTCAACCGGGATACGAAGAGCGCGTTCAATGACGTCTTCGAGAGGCTCATGCCGGCGGCGGACGGGCTCGAAGAGATGGAAAAGATATTGCTCCTCGATTTAAGCGTCTGGCTACCGGACGACCTCCTCATGAAAAAGGACAAGATGGGCATGGCCGCGTCGGTTGAAGCCAGGGTCCCCTTCCTAGATTACACCTTTGTAGAGCTTGCCTTCCAGATACCCGTGAGCCTCAAGGTAAGGAGGCTCGTCACCAAATACATCCTCAAGAGGTCAATGGAGCGCCTCCTTCCGAGCGAAATAATCTACAGGAAAAAAGAGGGCTTCCCGACGCCCATATCCGGATGGCTCCGCTCCGGGCTCAAGGGTTTCATGCTTGAGACCCTTTGCTCCGAAGGGGCGCTGGGGCACGGGCTACTTGACAAGCGGGTCGTAAAGAGGCTGGTCGACGAACATCTGAGCGGCAGGGAAGACCATAACAGGATGCTTTTCCCTCTCATAAACTTCGAGATATGGCACAGGCTTTTCCTAGGCAATAAGGCACCGGCAAGATTTAATTATTTATGA
- a CDS encoding glycosyltransferase family A protein, with amino-acid sequence MGHEARYSVISPVKDEEAYIRHTAESMLSQRLKPLEWVIVDDGSRDRTPEIVEGYSSKHPWIRLVKLQGSERVRGGHIVRLFYEGYAALKAREFDYIVKLDADLSFGPDFFKKALGCMTKNPGLGITSGISHILKGETLVEEKSAEGHTLGACKIYRVKCLEGIGGLVEAMGWDGIDEIKARMRGWEAWPVPGLKVIHLRPEGRAKGLFRSGIERGRGSYFMGYHPAFFALRALKCLLKSPLDGLGMAAGYAGSLLGKKERIDDAEFIKELRASQVKRLFQRERA; translated from the coding sequence ATGGGCCATGAGGCTCGATACTCCGTCATAAGCCCGGTCAAGGACGAGGAGGCATATATCCGGCATACCGCGGAGTCCATGCTCTCGCAAAGGCTTAAGCCGCTCGAATGGGTCATTGTAGACGACGGCTCCAGGGACAGGACCCCGGAAATAGTCGAGGGATACTCCTCGAAACACCCCTGGATAAGGCTGGTGAAGCTCCAGGGCTCGGAAAGGGTACGGGGCGGCCACATAGTGAGGCTTTTCTACGAGGGATACGCCGCGCTCAAGGCACGCGAATTCGATTACATAGTCAAGCTCGACGCCGACCTCTCCTTCGGGCCGGATTTTTTCAAAAAGGCGCTGGGTTGCATGACGAAAAACCCCGGGCTCGGCATAACGAGCGGCATCAGCCACATCCTCAAGGGCGAAACGCTCGTCGAGGAGAAGTCCGCGGAAGGGCACACGCTCGGCGCCTGCAAGATATACAGGGTCAAGTGCCTTGAAGGAATAGGGGGGCTTGTGGAGGCGATGGGCTGGGACGGCATAGACGAGATAAAGGCCCGGATGCGGGGCTGGGAGGCATGGCCGGTGCCCGGGCTTAAAGTCATCCACTTGAGGCCCGAGGGGCGCGCAAAGGGGCTCTTCAGGTCAGGAATTGAGCGCGGGCGCGGCTCCTACTTCATGGGCTACCACCCGGCCTTCTTCGCGCTCAGGGCGCTCAAGTGCCTGTTAAAGTCGCCCCTTGACGGGCTTGGCATGGCGGCGGGGTATGCAGGCTCCCTACTCGGTAAAAAAGAGCGGATAGACGACGCTGAATTCATAAAGGAGCTCCGGGCAAGCCAGGTGAAGAGGCTTTTTCAAAGGGAAAGGGCATAA